The stretch of DNA CGTATCCGGCCCGCTCGATCTTCGTCAACCCCGGTGTGCCGTCGGGGACGGTCTCGACGGCGTCGGCGCCGAACGTCACCCTCAGCGGCGTTCGCCCCGTCGATAGCGAGGCCAGCAACACCCGGACGTTCTGGAATCAAACGTCCGGCACCTACGAGACCAACCGTGTGACGTTCACGCCGTCGTACAACGAGTTCGACGGCTCGCCGGTCGCCATCGCCGGGCAGGGGGTCTATCGGTTCCCGGACGGCCGCGTGCTCCCGATATCGGCAGGATCGACGATCAGCGGGAATCGGATCACGCTCGTGACGGTTCGCGGTGATCTCGGTGCCTCCGGTCGCTCCGTCTCCGTGACGGCCGATCCGGTCTCGACGGCGACGCGGACCGTCGTCGTCACCGGCACCGGAACGAGCTTCAACGTGACCGTCCCCACGCCCATCCCGGCGTCGGCGTGGAACGACACCGTCGCGCCGGACGTGGTGGCGAACCCGAACGTCCGGACGACGACGCCGGTCGGCGACGACAGCGTGCGGATCACCTTCGACGGGAGCCGGCAGTACGAACTTCGCCTGGCCGCGGTGGAACTCCGGGCGCAGTCGGATTCGAACGCTGTCCAGCAGCCCGACGGGTCGTATCTGCTCGGGCTCACGGGGAACGAGACGATCAGCACGAACGGGACCAGCCCGGTCGCGGTCGAGGTTCGGGACCGCTACAACAATCCGGTCAGCGGGGCCGACGTGACGTTCACCGTCACCGGCGGCGACGCGACCTTCGCCGGCGGCGGTACGGGGCGAGTCGTCACCACCGACGGTAGCGGCCGCGCGCCGGTCGCCCTCCGTCCCAACGGCGCCGGAACGATCACCGTCGAGGCGAAACGCGATCTGAACGGGAACGGAACCATCGAGTCGTACGAGCGCACGCGGTTCGCCATCACGGCGACGGACGGGTCGAACGACGACGGGGGGGCAGAGAATATCAATCCCGCTGAAGAGGGTGACGTGATCCTGGTTCGTGGTGTCGCGAATGACCGCGCCATCGAAATAGATTTCAACAACACGGCCGATGAAACGCGGACCATAACCGAGGCCCGCCTCTCGTTTTATTACGTCAACGAACAGGGTAACAGCCAACGGAGTGCACCTGACGTATTCAACTTTGGCAACACCGATTTCAATATTCCAGGGCAACTCAAACCTCTTAACGATCAGGAACAGGTCCCCACCGGAACGCCGGACGGACCTGAACTCACGATAACGACTGAGGGCGGCGACCCACCCGAACGCGAGGATTTCTTCGTCCTCACCGTCGTCTTCGAAGAGACTGGCGACACGAGCACATATTTCATTACGCTCGAAGGATCAGGACCCGGTAACGGGAACAACAACGGAAATAACGGGAGTGGCCAGGGACCGGACGGGACCGGACCACCGGGACAGAACTGAAGCGTCCGCTGATCTCATTCAGCCCTCGTCCTCTTCGACCACTTCGGGGTCGCCCATCGCACTCTGCAAACTGTCGAGCCCATCGATCCACTCCGAGACCAGCCCGTACTCCAGGTCCTCGACGGGCGCGATGTCGAGTTCGTCGCCGTCGACGACGTGGCCACCGGCTACGGCGCCGCCGCACCGACGTTCCGATCCGAATCGACAAATGGGATATCGATTTCGAGGCCGTCGTAGGCCAGGATCGGTTTCTTCGCCCGCCCGGGACCGCCGCCTTCGAACTCGACGACGCCGATGTCGTGGAGCTCCGAGAGGTTGCGGTGGACCTGCTTGTAGTCCCGCCCGACCAGCTCGGACGCCTCGCTGATACTCTCCGGGTCGTGTTCGGCGACTGTCTCCAACAGCTCCAGGTTCTTCGGGCTGAGGAGCCGACTGAGTTCGGCGTACGACCCGAAGTTCAGCGTCGGCTGGTCGTCGTCGATGTCCGTTCCCTCCCGTGCGGCCTCGATACGGCGGCGCGTCCGTTCGTCGAGGCGGTCGCGTTCGCCGACGGTGACTTTGAGCGTGGGCATGGCGTGACTCCCGGCGGCGTCCTACTCCGGCCAGTTCCACGAAACGGGCGACAGTTCCGTCGCCTCCCGCGTGAACCGGTCGTAGAGCGAGAGCATCCCCGGAAACTCGATGGATTCGACATCGTCCCCGAAATGCCGTTCGTGACCTTTCGTCCGTTCGTGAGCGTTGTCGTATCGGAGGACGGTGTCGCCCCGACCTCCCCGAGATGGAGGCTGTAGTCCCAACCGCTCGGGTACGCCTCGGCTTCCGTCCGGCGGATGGTGACGCCGACGACGTAGCCGGCTTCGACAGCCTGCCAGTCGGCGACGGTCGTGTAGGACGCCATCGGTGCTTCGATACTCGCCCCACAATGATACTCCTATGGACCGAAATCCATAGCTAGCTGGAGGAGATCGATCACCGCGAGAATCGGAGACTGCGGGGAGAGCGGCCTATCGTGTAACTCGACCGGACGGCGACGCTCAGTCCTCGTCTTCCTCGACCACTTCGGGGTCGCTCATCGCACTCTGCAAACTATCGAGCCCGTTGACCCACTCCGACACCAGCCCGTACTCCAGGTCCTCGACCAACGCGATGTCGAGTTCGTTGCCGTCGATGATGCGCGTGCCGGCCTGGACGAGGTAGCCGAGCGCGGCGTCTAAGTCCTCGTTGGCCTCGGCGTCGGCCGCGGCGTGGACGTACTCCTCGACGGTGCCGTCCTCGGCCGGACCGGCGGCGATGAACTCCTCGGCGGCGTAGAAGACGCAGACGAGGCTGGTCTGGACGCCGTCGACGAGCATCCGCTTCTCCTCGTCTTCCAGGTCCACGTCGTCGAGGACGATGTCGCGGATGCCGGCCAGTTCGTCGATAGCTTCCTCCTCGTCGAGGCGCCCGTCGTCGTAGGCGTTGATGATCTTCGCGACGGCGATGGCGGCGTCGTCCTGCAGGTTGAGCAGGAGGCGTGCCGAATCCTCGTTCTCGGGGTCGAGTTCCTCCTCGGCTACCCGCCCGATCCAGTTCTGCCAGCGGTCTTCCGTGTAGAACGTATCCTCCACGTCGGTCATACTCTGACCGAACGTTCGTGGACTCAAAGACCTTTCCTATGTCCGTTCACCCCGTCAGCGTCGCTTCGGTGTCGATTCCGTACACGTCGGCGGGCGTCTCGACGTGCGCCC from Haloplanus salinus encodes:
- a CDS encoding Ig-like domain-containing protein; its protein translation is MGFRDANRGQAIQVGAILLFGILILGLSIYQASVVPQQNSRVEFNTYQEATDDMVSVRDDVVTAGTEGTAASTTVETGATYPARSIFVNPGVPSGTVSTASAPNVTLSGVRPVDSEASNTRTFWNQTSGTYETNRVTFTPSYNEFDGSPVAIAGQGVYRFPDGRVLPISAGSTISGNRITLVTVRGDLGASGRSVSVTADPVSTATRTVVVTGTGTSFNVTVPTPIPASAWNDTVAPDVVANPNVRTTTPVGDDSVRITFDGSRQYELRLAAVELRAQSDSNAVQQPDGSYLLGLTGNETISTNGTSPVAVEVRDRYNNPVSGADVTFTVTGGDATFAGGGTGRVVTTDGSGRAPVALRPNGAGTITVEAKRDLNGNGTIESYERTRFAITATDGSNDDGGAENINPAEEGDVILVRGVANDRAIEIDFNNTADETRTITEARLSFYYVNEQGNSQRSAPDVFNFGNTDFNIPGQLKPLNDQEQVPTGTPDGPELTITTEGGDPPEREDFFVLTVVFEETGDTSTYFITLEGSGPGNGNNNGNNGSGQGPDGTGPPGQN
- a CDS encoding DUF2150 family protein — translated: MTDVEDTFYTEDRWQNWIGRVAEEELDPENEDSARLLLNLQDDAAIAVAKIINAYDDGRLDEEEAIDELAGIRDIVLDDVDLEDEEKRMLVDGVQTSLVCVFYAAEEFIAAGPAEDGTVEEYVHAAADAEANEDLDAALGYLVQAGTRIIDGNELDIALVEDLEYGLVSEWVNGLDSLQSAMSDPEVVEEDED
- a CDS encoding HVO_A0114 family putative DNA-binding protein, which gives rise to MPTLKVTVGERDRLDERTRRRIEAAREGTDIDDDQPTLNFGSYAELSRLLSPKNLELLETVAEHDPESISEASELVGRDYKQVHRNLSELHDIGVVEFEGGGPGRAKKPILAYDGLEIDIPFVDSDRNVGAAAP